A region from the Lycium barbarum isolate Lr01 chromosome 8, ASM1917538v2, whole genome shotgun sequence genome encodes:
- the LOC132606919 gene encoding UDP-glycosyltransferase 73C4-like, with protein sequence MGVPTVQPHFVLFPFMAPGHTIPMIDIARLLAQRGVKLTILTTYLNSTRFNTVIARAIESGLKIQVAHLYFPSLEAGLPEGCENFDMLPSMDFGLKFFDATKRLQPQVEEILQELKPSPSCIIYDMCFPWTTNVAQKFNIPRIVFHGMCCFSLLCLQNLRDWKELEKVESDTEYFQVPGLFDKIELNKAQLGDVVKPRNSDWKEFMDQMKKAEEEAYGIVVNSFEELEQEYVKGLKNAKGKKIWTIGPVSLCNKEKQDKFERGNKASIDEHKCLKWLDTWEQDSVLFVCLGSLSRLSTSQMLELGLGLESSKRPFIWVVRHMSEEFQNWLVEQNFEERVEGQGLLIHGWAPQVLILSHPSVGGFLTHCGWNSSLEGISAGVPMITWPMFAEQFCNERLIVNVLKTGVRAGMENPVMFGEEEKLGAQVRKDNIKMVIEEVMGEEMESEMRRKRAKELGEMAMRAMEEGGSSHFNLTQLIQDITEQANS encoded by the coding sequence ATGGGTGTTCCCACAGTGCAGCCACATTTTGTGCTCTTTCCTTTCATGGCACCAGGCCACACCATCCCTATGATTGATATTGCACGTCTATTGGCACAGCGCGGAGTTAAACTCACAATCCTTACCACATACTTAAATTCCACTAGATTCAACACAGTTATCGCCCGTGCAATAGAGTCAGGACTAAAAATTCAGGTAGCTCACCTCTATTTTCCAAGCTTAGAGGCTGGACTACCTGAAGGGTGTGAAAATTTCGACATGCTTCCGTCCATGGATTTTGGGTTGAAATTCTTCGATGCAACGAAAAGGCTTCAACCCCAAGTGGAAGAAATTTTGCAAGAATTGAAACCTTCACCAAGTTGCATAATATATGATATGTGTTTCCCATGGACAACTAATGTTGCACAAAAATTTAACATCCCTAGGATTGTTTTTCATGGGATGTGTTGCTTCTCTTTATTGTGCTTACAAAATTTGAGAGATTGGAAGGAGCTGGAGAAAGTAGAGTCTGATACAGAGTACTTTCAAGTGCCTGGATTGTTTGACAAGATTGAACTAAACAAAGCTCAGCTTGGAGATGTGGTTAAGCCAAGAAATTCAGATTGGAAAGAATTTATGGATCAAATGAAGAAAGCAGAAGAAGAAGCTTATGGGATAGTGGTGAATAGCTTTGAGGAGTTGGAACAAGAATATGTCAAGGGATTGAAGAATGCTAAAGGCAAGAAAATTTGGACCATTGGCCCTGTTTCACTATGCAACAAAGAGAAACAAGACAAATTTGAAAGAGGGAACAAGGCTTCAATTGATGAACACAAGTGCCTAAAATGGCTAGACACCTGGGAACAAGACTCTGTACTCTTTGTCTGTCTCGGGAGCCTATCGCGCCTTTCGACGTCTCAAATGTTAGAGCTGGGACTCGGGTTAGAATCGTCAAAACGACCCTTCATTTGGGTAGTTAGGCACATGTCAGAAGAATTCCAAAATTGGCTGGTGGAACAAAATTTTGaggaaagagttgaaggacaaggacttttaatccacGGTTGGGCCCCACAAGTACTGATATTATCTCACCCTTCAGTGGGTGGATTCTTGACGCACTGTGGATGGAACTCGAGTCTGGAAGGTATATCAGCTGGCGTGCCGATGATTACTTGGCCAATGTTTGCTGAGCAGTTCTGCAATGAGAGGCTAATAGTGAATGTACTAAAGACAGGAGTGAGGGCCGGCATGGAGAATCCGGTGATGTTTGGGGAGGAAGAAAAATTGGGAGCACAAGTGAGGAAAGATAATATTAAGATGGTCATTGAAGAAGTAATGGGTGAAGAAATGGAATCTGAAATGAGAAGGAAAAGAGCTAAAGAACTAGGAGAAATGGCAATGAGGGCTATGGAGGAAGGGGGTTCCTCTCACTTCAACTTGACTCAACTGATTCAAGATATCACAGAGCAAGCAAATAGTTGA